A window from Carassius gibelio isolate Cgi1373 ecotype wild population from Czech Republic chromosome B3, carGib1.2-hapl.c, whole genome shotgun sequence encodes these proteins:
- the LOC127952162 gene encoding zinc finger protein ZFP2-like, with translation MEFVKEESEENTSEPETWRIKQEEPETWRIKQEEPETWRIKHEEPETWRIKQEEPETWRIKQEEPETWRIKHEEPETWRIKHEEPETWRIKQEEPETWRIKHEEPETWRIKHEEPETWRIKHEEQGEFIEEKEEYEESSGVEEKNNVKTGGQSLSFSKTKQKDLKNKRAKTFFNCTQCGKRFTHKTGFEHHMRIHTGEKPFTCDQCGKSFTQSTNLKRHMNIHTKEKQHSCDQCGKMFLWASLLKKHFKVHSKEMPHSCHLCGKSFLHLQSLKAHQKIHTAVREHMCFECEKTFSSGSSLKLHEMIHTGEKPYKCSHCDKRFSQSSNLKKHARIHTGEKPYKCSYCDKRFSQSSNLKTHEMIHNGKKPYKCSNCDEIFSVSKSLKTHERIHTGEKPYKCSNCDKRFSGSANLKKHERIHNGKKPYKCSHCDKRFSQSVHLKTHEMIHNGKKPYKCSHCDKRFSQSSHLKTHEMIHNGKKPYKCSHCDKRFSVSANLKTHERIHTGEKPYKCSHCDKRFSQSEHLKTHERIHTGEKPYKCSHCVKRFSDSRSLKKHERIHTGEKP, from the exons atggagtttgttaaagaagagagtgaagagaacacgagtgaaccagaaacctggagaataaaacaagaagaaccagaaacctggagaataaaacaagaggaaccagaaacctggagaataaaacatgaggaaccagaaacctggagaataaaacaagaagaaccagaaacctggagaataaaacaagaggaaccagaaacctggagaataaaacatgaggaaccagaaacctggagaataaaacacgaggaaccagaaacctggagaataaaacaagaggaaccagaaacctggagaataaaacacgaggaaccagaaacctggagaataaaacacgaggaaccagaaacctggagaataaaacacgaggaacaaggag AGTTTATTGAAGAAAAAGAGGAGTATGAAGAATCAAGTGGAGTTGAGgagaaaaataatgtcaaaactgGAGGACAATCTTTGAGTTTctctaaaaccaaacagaaagatttaaagaataaaagagcCAAGACATTTTTCaactgcactcagtgtggaaagagattcaCACACAAAACAGGTTTTGAGCatcacatgagaattcatactggagagaaaccattcacttgtgatcagtgcgggaagagcttCACACAATCAACAAACCTGAAGagacacatgaacatccacactaaAGAGAAGCAGCACTCATGTGATCAATGCGGGaaaatgtttttatgggcttcactTCTGAAGAAACACTTTAAAGTTCATTCAAAGGAGATgccacattcatgtcatttgtgtggtaaGAGTTTTTTGCATCTACAAAGTTTGAAAGCACATCAGAAAATACACACTGCTGTGAGGGAgcacatgtgctttgagtgtgaaaagacttttagtTCAGGGAGCAGTTTAAAACTGcatgaaatgatccacactggagagaaaccttataagtgttcacactgtgacaagagattcagtcagtcatcaaatctgaaaaaacatgcgaggattcacactggagagaaaccttacaagtgttcatactgtgacaagagattcagtcagtcatcaaatctgaaaacacatgaaatgATCCACAATGGAaaaaaaccttataagtgttcaaaCTGTGACGAGATATTCAGTGtttcaaaaagtttgaaaacacatgagaggatacacactggagagaaaccttataagtgttcaaactgtgacaagagattcagtgggtcagcaaatctgaaaaaacatgaaaGGATCCACAATGGaaaaaaaccttacaagtgttcacactgtgacaagagattcagtcagtcagtacatctgaaaacacatgaaatgATCCACAATGGaaaaaaaccttacaagtgttcacactgtgacaagagattcagtcagtcatcacatctgaaaacacatgaaatgATCCACAATGGaaaaaaaccttacaagtgttcacactgtgacaagagattcagtgtgtcagcaaatttgaaaacacatgagaggatccacactggagagaaaccttataagtgttcacactgtgacaagagattcagtcagtcagaacatctaaaaacacatgagaggattcacactggagagaaaccttataagtgttcacactgtgtcaagagattcagtgattcaagaagtctgaaaaaacatgagaggattcacactggagagaaaccttaa